Part of the Deinococcus radiopugnans ATCC 19172 genome is shown below.
CCTGGCTGCGACACTGAGCTGAACCACTGGGCCGGAGCGCTGAACTGAAAAAGGGCCGGAAGCTCACGCCTTCGGCCCTTTTTTTGCTCCTGATTCAGTCGATGCTGGCCCGCCAGCGCCACTCCGACGCCCGCTTCATGACGTGAGCGATACCGCCAGTGATGGCGAGCTTCTGGTTCCACGGCAGCTTCATCCAGCCCACGGCCATCAGCCCGCCCAGCGACACGAACTCGCCCAGGGTGGTGGGTTCGTAGGGCTCGGTGTCCTCGCCCTTCGCCAGGCGCATGATGTTCTTGCCCGTCAGGCGGCCCTGCTGCCCGGCGTGCTGGGCGGTGGTGGGCACCGGCTTGCCTTCCTGGTTCAGCGCCAGACCCATGTCGCCGATCACGAACACTTCGGGGTAACCCTTGGCGCGCAGCCGATCGTCCACGGCCACGCGTCCGCCGGGGCCTTTCTCCAGCCGCTCACCCTTCAGGATGTCGCGGGCCTGGATGCCGCCCGTCCAGATGATCTTGCCGGCCGGAATGATCTTCTGCTCCTCGTCGGGCGTCTGCACGGTCACGGTGTCGGCGGTGGCCTGCATCAGGCGGTGGCCGGTCATGACGTGGATGCCGTAGTCCTCCAGCGTGCGCTGGGCCTTGCCGCGCAGGGCGTCGTCCAGCACCGGCAGGATCTTGGGGCCGGCCTCCACCAGATAGATGTTCATGGGGGGCAGGCCGCGCGCCTTGCTCAGCAGTTCGGCGCGCTGGGCCAGTTCGGTGACCAGTTCCACGCCGGTCAGGCCCGCGCCGCCCACCACGATGTCGCGCACGCCCTTGAACTCGCCGCTGTAGGCCCGGTTGACGAAGTTGAAGATCTCGTCGGCGTCACTCAGCTGCTTGAGTTCGCTGGCGTTCTCGGCCAAGCCGGGAATCCGGTAGAAGTTGGTCACGCTGCCCAGGCCCACCACCAGGGTGTCGTAGGTCAGCACGCGCCCGTCTTTCAGCGTGACCTCGCGCTCGTCGAGGTTGACGCCTTCCACGCTGGCCTGCTCCAGCTCCACGCCAGTGCCGCGCAGCAGCGGGGCCAGTGGCAGGGTGACGCGGGTGTTGTGCGCGGCGGCCTCGTGCAGACGGGTTTCGAAGGTGTGGAAGGCGTTCTGCTCGACCAGCAGGGCTTCCAGACCAGGGTGGGGCTTCATTTTGGTGGCGACGGCCAGACCTGCATAACCGGCACCGAGGATCAGGGTTTTCATCGTCATGCTCCTGTGAACGAATTCACGATTGAAGTGCTGGACAGCAAACCAGCTTTGGCCCAGTGTACACCGTCTCTGACGCCAGGCTGTACCCTTGGCAACCGTTGTCTGAGCATGCACAGGCCCGGTTGTGGGACGGTCACTCCGCACGCAGATCATGCGAAGTTCCGGGCAGGGCGGGGTCTTGGACGCGCGCCGCTCCGGCTGTGCCCTGGGCTGAGGGCTGGCCTACAGCTCAGGCCGGCTGTTGTGTGCTTGAATATGAACGGTCAGACAATCCAGACGAGACGTCATCCGGCGTGCGTCCTTTTTCTTCTTTCAGACCGCCGCGTCCGGGGTGGAGGTGCGGGGTTCAGTGCACCCGATCTTCAGAGCCCGGTCATCCCAGTTCAGGAGGCACCCATGAACGTGACAGTGAACGTCAACGGCAAACCCTACACCCGCGATGTGGAGCCGCGCACCCTCCTCGTCCATTTTCTGCGCGAGG
Proteins encoded:
- a CDS encoding NAD(P)/FAD-dependent oxidoreductase produces the protein MKTLILGAGYAGLAVATKMKPHPGLEALLVEQNAFHTFETRLHEAAAHNTRVTLPLAPLLRGTGVELEQASVEGVNLDEREVTLKDGRVLTYDTLVVGLGSVTNFYRIPGLAENASELKQLSDADEIFNFVNRAYSGEFKGVRDIVVGGAGLTGVELVTELAQRAELLSKARGLPPMNIYLVEAGPKILPVLDDALRGKAQRTLEDYGIHVMTGHRLMQATADTVTVQTPDEEQKIIPAGKIIWTGGIQARDILKGERLEKGPGGRVAVDDRLRAKGYPEVFVIGDMGLALNQEGKPVPTTAQHAGQQGRLTGKNIMRLAKGEDTEPYEPTTLGEFVSLGGLMAVGWMKLPWNQKLAITGGIAHVMKRASEWRWRASID